The following proteins are co-located in the Conyzicola lurida genome:
- a CDS encoding dihydrofolate reductase family protein, with amino-acid sequence MARLIYSGIMSLDGYIADENGEFDWSAPTQEVHAHVNALERSVGTYLYGRRMYDVMHVWQTLDIADEPAVVRDYAEIWRAADKVVYSTTLAEPLTPRTRIERAFDADAVRRLKSVATSDISIGGPDIAAQAIAARLVDEYALYLSPVIVGGGTPFLPSGSLASLRLLDERRFPNGVVYLRYEAL; translated from the coding sequence ATGGCGCGGCTCATCTATTCGGGAATCATGTCCCTCGACGGCTACATCGCCGACGAAAACGGGGAATTCGACTGGAGTGCCCCGACCCAGGAGGTGCACGCGCACGTCAACGCGCTCGAACGGTCGGTCGGCACCTACCTCTACGGCCGACGCATGTACGACGTGATGCACGTCTGGCAGACGCTCGACATCGCCGACGAGCCCGCGGTGGTCCGCGACTACGCCGAGATCTGGCGTGCCGCCGACAAGGTCGTGTACTCGACCACCCTCGCCGAGCCGCTGACACCCCGCACCCGCATCGAGCGCGCGTTCGACGCGGACGCCGTGCGCAGACTCAAGTCCGTCGCGACATCCGACATCTCAATCGGAGGCCCGGACATCGCGGCCCAGGCGATCGCCGCCCGACTGGTCGACGAGTACGCGCTGTATCTCAGCCCGGTGATCGTCGGAGGCGGCACGCCGTTCCTGCCGTCCGGCTCGCTCGCGTCGCTGCGGCTGCTCGACGAACGGCGGTTTCCGAACGGGGTGGTCTACCTGCGCTACGAAGCGCTCTAA
- a CDS encoding glycosyl hydrolase family 18 protein, translating into MAAPTTATAVSATGLNGYRNVGYFAQWGVYGLNYRMKDLQTSGVAANLTALNYAFGNISADTLSCFESNTSGQGDAFADYGQSYTAATSIDGVADVWNAPLAGSFNQLKKLKTLNPNLKPVISLGGWTWSKNFSAAAKTDASRKKLVSSCIDLYIKGNLPVIDGRGGVGAAAGIFEGIDIDWEWPGTNTGLAGNGVDTVNDANNLRLLLKEFRTQLDAYGAITGKDYTLSAFVPANPVAIKAGGWNNPEIFEYLDYANVQGYDLYGAWASTKTGHQSNLYADPTDTRNVADRFSVDASIKEYTKAGVDPAQLGMGIPMYGLGWQGAPSSKPWGVATGAAAGTNGWGMSNYDDIKTLGTEYYDAISGSAWRSNGDQWWSYDNAQSVANKAKYIVANGLGGAMWWDLSGNRDGTLINALAAGLAGSSGPVVTPTPTPTPTPTPTPTPVPTPVPTPTPTPVPTPTPTVTPTPTPTPTPTVTPTPTPTPTPGTCTVAAWDASKVYTVGIEASINGSIYKAKWWTKGDKPGTSDPWQFVNTCSGAPLPIAAWSSTTIYTVGTKTTYNGVSYTAKWWTKGDVPGAVQYGPWGVTP; encoded by the coding sequence GTGGCTGCACCCACGACCGCGACCGCCGTGTCGGCGACCGGCCTCAACGGCTACCGCAACGTCGGATACTTCGCCCAGTGGGGCGTGTACGGACTGAACTACAGGATGAAGGACCTCCAGACCTCGGGGGTCGCGGCCAATCTGACGGCCCTCAACTACGCGTTCGGCAACATCAGCGCCGACACGCTGAGCTGTTTCGAGAGCAACACCAGCGGCCAGGGCGACGCGTTCGCCGACTACGGGCAGAGCTACACGGCCGCCACCTCGATCGACGGGGTCGCCGACGTCTGGAACGCCCCGCTCGCCGGCTCGTTCAACCAGCTGAAGAAGCTGAAGACGCTCAACCCGAACCTCAAGCCGGTCATCTCGCTCGGCGGCTGGACCTGGTCGAAGAACTTCTCGGCCGCCGCCAAGACCGACGCCTCGCGCAAGAAGCTCGTCTCCTCGTGCATCGACCTGTACATCAAGGGGAATCTGCCCGTGATCGACGGCCGCGGCGGCGTCGGCGCTGCCGCCGGCATCTTCGAGGGCATCGACATCGACTGGGAGTGGCCCGGCACCAACACCGGCCTCGCGGGCAACGGCGTCGACACCGTCAACGACGCGAACAACCTGCGCCTGCTGCTCAAGGAGTTCCGCACCCAGCTCGACGCTTACGGCGCGATCACCGGCAAGGACTACACGCTGAGCGCGTTCGTACCGGCGAACCCGGTCGCCATCAAGGCCGGCGGCTGGAACAACCCCGAGATCTTCGAGTACCTCGACTACGCCAACGTGCAGGGCTACGACCTCTACGGCGCATGGGCGTCGACCAAGACCGGGCACCAGAGCAACCTCTACGCCGACCCGACCGACACGCGTAACGTCGCCGACCGGTTCAGTGTGGATGCCTCGATCAAGGAGTACACGAAGGCCGGCGTCGATCCCGCCCAACTGGGCATGGGCATCCCGATGTACGGCCTCGGCTGGCAGGGTGCTCCCTCGAGCAAGCCGTGGGGAGTCGCCACGGGCGCAGCGGCCGGCACCAACGGCTGGGGCATGTCGAACTACGACGACATCAAGACGCTCGGCACCGAGTACTACGACGCGATCAGCGGATCGGCCTGGCGCAGCAACGGCGACCAGTGGTGGAGCTACGACAACGCCCAGTCGGTCGCGAACAAGGCGAAGTACATCGTCGCCAACGGCCTCGGCGGCGCGATGTGGTGGGACCTCTCGGGCAACCGCGACGGCACGCTGATCAACGCCCTGGCCGCGGGTCTGGCCGGGTCGAGCGGGCCGGTGGTGACGCCGACCCCGACCCCGACGCCGACGCCGACGCCTACGCCGACCCCGGTTCCGACCCCGGTTCCGACGCCTACGCCGACCCCGGTTCCGACGCCGACGCCGACGGTCACGCCTACGCCGACGCCGACGCCTACCCCGACGGTCACGCCGACCCCGACGCCCACCCCGACCCCCGGCACCTGCACGGTGGCGGCCTGGGATGCGTCGAAGGTCTACACGGTCGGCATCGAGGCGTCGATCAACGGCAGCATCTACAAGGCCAAGTGGTGGACCAAGGGTGACAAGCCCGGCACGTCCGACCCGTGGCAGTTCGTGAACACCTGCTCGGGGGCACCCCTGCCGATCGCCGCCTGGTCGTCGACGACGATCTACACGGTGGGAACGAAGACCACGTACAACGGCGTCTCGTACACCGCCAAGTGGTGGACCAAGGGCGACGTCCCCGGCGCGGTCCAGTACGGTCCGTGGGGAGTGACCCCGTAA
- a CDS encoding helix-turn-helix transcriptional regulator: MNRQELENLAHLRRARDLIDRDYARPLDVPEMARRALMSPAHFSRQFRAAYGETPYNYLMTRRIERAMALLRAGETVTSACMAVGSTSLGSFSSRFTEIVGMTPSAYRASTHHAVALMPACLAKVQTRPSRIREPRATVGAVD; this comes from the coding sequence ATGAACCGGCAGGAGCTCGAGAACCTCGCGCACCTCCGGCGCGCGCGCGACCTCATCGACCGCGACTACGCGCGTCCGCTCGACGTGCCCGAGATGGCTCGGCGGGCGCTGATGTCGCCGGCCCACTTCTCCCGGCAGTTCCGCGCCGCCTACGGCGAGACGCCCTACAACTACCTGATGACCCGCCGGATCGAGCGCGCCATGGCCCTTCTGCGCGCGGGGGAGACCGTGACTTCGGCCTGCATGGCCGTCGGGTCGACGTCGCTCGGCTCGTTCAGCTCCCGGTTCACCGAGATCGTCGGCATGACCCCGAGCGCCTACCGTGCGAGCACCCACCACGCGGTCGCCCTGATGCCCGCGTGTCTCGCCAAGGTGCAGACCCGGCCGAGCCGGATCCGCGAACCGCGGGCGACGGTCGGCGCGGTCGACTAG
- the pstS gene encoding phosphate ABC transporter substrate-binding protein PstS, whose protein sequence is MGALLAGCATNEAGQIESDLVGTINGAGSSAQSAAQDVWISDFQQNNSRVTVNYEPSGSGAGREQFIAGGVAFAGSDAALSDDELASGEFARCVDGTQGINVPVYVSPLVLIFNVEGVETLRLDAAAIAGIFSNTITRWNDPALVALNEGVSLPDAAITAVHRSDDSGTTKNFTDYLYANEPEVWGNEAADGFPFDGEAAQGNAGIVNAVADGVNAIGYVDASRAGDLAVAQLKVGDEFVTYSADAAAAILDESPLVTRSNPNDIVVAVDRTSTASGVYPLVLVSYLIACQQYDDADEAELVRSYAEWVVSPEGQALAAEEAGSAPLSDEFSATVIAAVESIS, encoded by the coding sequence GTGGGCGCGCTGCTCGCCGGGTGCGCGACCAACGAGGCCGGGCAGATCGAGAGCGACCTCGTCGGAACGATCAACGGTGCGGGGTCGTCGGCCCAGTCGGCGGCGCAGGACGTGTGGATCTCCGACTTCCAGCAGAACAACTCGCGCGTCACGGTGAACTACGAGCCGTCGGGCTCGGGCGCCGGCCGGGAGCAGTTCATCGCCGGCGGCGTCGCCTTTGCCGGGTCGGATGCCGCTCTGAGCGATGACGAGCTGGCCTCCGGGGAGTTCGCGCGCTGCGTCGACGGAACCCAGGGGATCAACGTCCCCGTGTACGTGTCGCCCCTCGTGCTCATCTTCAACGTGGAGGGCGTCGAGACCTTGCGCCTCGACGCGGCCGCCATCGCCGGCATCTTCTCCAACACGATCACGCGCTGGAACGACCCCGCGCTCGTCGCGCTCAACGAGGGCGTCTCGCTGCCCGACGCCGCCATCACGGCGGTGCACCGCTCGGACGACTCCGGCACCACGAAGAACTTCACCGACTACCTCTACGCCAACGAGCCCGAGGTCTGGGGCAACGAGGCCGCCGACGGCTTCCCGTTCGACGGCGAAGCGGCACAGGGCAACGCGGGCATCGTCAACGCGGTCGCCGACGGCGTCAACGCGATCGGCTACGTCGACGCCTCGCGTGCGGGCGACCTCGCGGTCGCGCAACTCAAGGTGGGCGACGAGTTCGTGACCTACTCGGCGGATGCCGCGGCGGCCATCCTCGACGAATCACCGCTCGTCACGCGTTCCAACCCCAACGACATCGTGGTCGCCGTCGACCGCACGAGCACGGCATCGGGCGTGTACCCACTGGTTCTCGTGAGCTATCTCATCGCCTGCCAGCAGTATGACGACGCGGACGAGGCCGAGCTCGTGCGATCGTACGCCGAGTGGGTCGTCAGCCCCGAGGGGCAGGCGCTCGCCGCCGAGGAAGCCGGATCGGCTCCGCTCTCGGACGAGTTCTCGGCCACGGTGATCGCGGCGGTGGAGTCGATCTCCTGA
- the mtnN gene encoding 5'-methylthioadenosine/S-adenosylhomocysteine nucleosidase, with the protein MTSSRAIVVTAMADELGPLLERATEVGEETGIAGGFRRDAVLGGVPVVFVQSGVGMVNGAITVAAVVSAEQAAGHTIDLVVSAGTAGGIGHGIVVGDVVVASECISGDADARAFGYVLGQVPRMPATYPSDPRVLEIAVTLPNVIPGLILSSDTFVTPTRAEVMRLNFPGASGVDMESAAIAQTSFRYGLPFVSVRGISDGADESAASSFKENVVIAADRSADVVVSILERLLR; encoded by the coding sequence GTGACGTCGTCGCGCGCCATCGTCGTCACGGCGATGGCTGACGAGCTCGGCCCGCTGCTCGAGCGCGCCACGGAGGTCGGCGAAGAGACCGGCATCGCCGGCGGCTTCCGTCGCGACGCCGTGCTCGGCGGCGTGCCCGTCGTGTTCGTGCAGAGCGGTGTCGGCATGGTCAACGGTGCGATCACGGTCGCGGCCGTGGTCTCCGCCGAGCAGGCCGCCGGTCACACCATCGACCTCGTGGTCAGCGCCGGGACGGCCGGCGGCATCGGCCACGGCATCGTCGTCGGCGACGTGGTCGTCGCGAGCGAGTGCATCTCCGGTGACGCCGACGCCCGAGCCTTCGGGTACGTGCTCGGCCAGGTGCCGCGCATGCCCGCCACATATCCGAGCGACCCGCGCGTCCTCGAGATCGCGGTGACCCTGCCGAACGTCATCCCGGGTCTCATTCTCTCGAGCGACACCTTCGTCACGCCCACGCGTGCCGAGGTGATGCGCCTCAACTTCCCGGGCGCGAGCGGTGTGGACATGGAGTCGGCCGCCATCGCGCAGACCAGCTTCCGCTACGGGCTGCCGTTCGTCTCGGTGCGCGGCATCTCCGACGGGGCCGACGAGTCCGCGGCATCCAGCTTCAAAGAGAACGTGGTGATCGCCGCCGACCGCTCGGCCGACGTCGTGGTGTCGATTCTGGAGCGCCTGCTTAGATAG
- a CDS encoding PLD nuclease N-terminal domain-containing protein, producing the protein MYILLSALFFALVLGAIIDIVVMDESRVKHLPKMVWIILVVLLPVIGSIAWFAVGHGYDKPVDRGTFGDPRRYEQPQAGPEYGFRPRSTEEELAALEREIEFHEKQDRIKRLEAQLNEKRAQTD; encoded by the coding sequence ATGTACATACTGCTGTCGGCGCTGTTCTTCGCGCTCGTGCTCGGTGCGATCATCGACATCGTCGTCATGGACGAGTCGCGCGTGAAGCACCTGCCCAAGATGGTGTGGATCATCCTGGTGGTGCTGCTGCCCGTGATCGGCAGCATCGCGTGGTTCGCGGTGGGCCACGGCTACGACAAGCCGGTCGACCGTGGCACGTTCGGCGATCCGCGCCGGTACGAGCAGCCTCAGGCCGGGCCCGAGTACGGCTTCCGTCCGCGCTCGACCGAGGAGGAGCTGGCGGCGTTGGAGCGCGAGATCGAGTTCCACGAGAAACAGGACCGCATCAAGCGTCTGGAAGCGCAGCTCAACGAGAAGCGCGCCCAGACGGACTAG
- a CDS encoding lysophospholipid acyltransferase family protein, which yields MFYWFMKNLVAGPLLRTLFRPRLEGVENIPRDGAVILASNHLSFIDSVILPLVIKRRIYFLAASTYFTGKGLGSWAVKHFLRATGMIPIDRSGGKASEASLQAGMSVLSKGNVLGIYPEGSRSRDGKMHRGRTGVARMVLESGATVIPVAMIDTDKVMPSDGKGVKIQRIGISFGEPLDFSEFADQTTDHTTLRIITDRIMDAIRALSGQAYVDEYGVQSKKKS from the coding sequence ATGTTCTACTGGTTCATGAAAAACCTCGTTGCGGGGCCGTTGTTACGCACGCTGTTCCGTCCCCGCCTCGAGGGGGTCGAGAACATCCCTCGTGACGGTGCCGTGATCCTCGCGAGCAACCACCTGTCGTTCATCGACTCGGTCATCCTCCCGCTCGTGATCAAGCGGCGCATCTACTTCCTCGCCGCGAGCACCTACTTCACCGGCAAGGGCCTCGGCTCGTGGGCGGTGAAACACTTCCTGCGCGCCACCGGCATGATCCCGATCGACCGTTCCGGCGGCAAAGCCTCCGAGGCCTCGCTGCAGGCGGGCATGAGCGTGCTCAGCAAAGGCAATGTGCTGGGCATCTACCCCGAGGGCTCGCGCAGTCGCGACGGCAAGATGCACCGCGGTCGCACCGGTGTCGCCCGCATGGTGCTCGAATCCGGCGCCACTGTGATCCCCGTCGCCATGATCGACACCGACAAGGTCATGCCGAGCGACGGCAAGGGTGTGAAGATCCAGCGCATCGGCATCTCGTTCGGCGAGCCCCTCGACTTCAGCGAATTCGCGGACCAGACCACCGATCACACCACCTTGCGCATCATCACGGACAGGATCATGGATGCCATCCGTGCGCTGAGCGGACAGGCGTACGTCGACGAATACGGCGTGCAGAGCAAAAAGAAGAGTTAG
- a CDS encoding iron chaperone — protein sequence MAEKFATIDEYLAALDPDSRAIIERVRETILAAVPGGEEKFRYQMPAVMLDGRYAIHYAAWKKHVGLYPVPVLEGELEEELAPYRSGKDSVNFVLEKPIPYDLIGRVAAAIVALRR from the coding sequence ATGGCTGAAAAATTCGCGACCATCGACGAATACCTCGCGGCCCTCGACCCGGATAGCCGCGCGATCATCGAGCGCGTCCGCGAAACGATCCTCGCGGCGGTGCCGGGCGGCGAAGAGAAGTTCCGCTACCAGATGCCCGCCGTGATGCTGGACGGTCGGTATGCGATCCACTACGCGGCGTGGAAGAAGCACGTGGGGCTGTATCCGGTGCCGGTGCTGGAGGGCGAGCTCGAGGAGGAGCTGGCTCCGTACCGTTCGGGCAAGGACTCGGTGAACTTCGTGCTCGAGAAACCGATCCCGTACGACCTGATCGGGCGGGTGGCGGCGGCGATCGTGGCGCTGCGGCGGTAG
- a CDS encoding lamin tail domain-containing protein yields MRTFRRPIVAALTGLALVVPLSAVAAPALAVPALPTVAINEIESNGDATDWVELVNTGTDPVDISGLIFSDNKDEDKVVIPPNTVLPVGGFYVIDEPALTFGLGGGDSARLFTADNLTLIDSYVWTAHAAVTYGRYPNGTGAWIATDAATKGAPNTAVLPKVAINEIESNGDATDWVELVNTGTTSVDISGLIFSDNKDEDKVVIPANTVLPVGGFYVIDEPALTFGLGGGDSARLFTADNLTLIDSYVWTAHAAVTYGRYPDGTGAWTSSTVASKGAANPSAVVVTPTPTPTPPTTLPALRINEVESNGGTPGDWVELYNSGSTAVDISGYVFRDNSSAADHAYLIPAGSSVAAGGYFLLEEAAFGYGLGAPDSARLFAADGVTVVDERSWTAHAIPTLGVCGTSFIVTTSSTKGAVNDCSPPVRINEVESNGDTTDWIELKNNGAAAVDLGGFILKDNGDKDSYTFPTPTTLAAGAYLVVEPVFGLGGGDSARLFAADGTTVIDSYTWTAHATTTYGRCPDGTGEFATTAASTKGAVNACVGDVVTSPWPGAETVTAVDAQNTYASNLSGLAYETAVSGDVLWAVQNGPGTLFRLTENGSTWASDSSSGWGSGTVLHYPNGTGNVDAEGVTLTAAGAVGGLFVSSERDNDAGSVSRTSVLRYDVTTPATVLNATMEWNLTADLPTVGANLGLEAIAWVPDSFLVGEGLVDETTGAAYNPAAHANHGTGLFFVGLEAGGVYAYALDQVTGGYTRIATVTTGLGGVMDLEFDAENGALWAVCDDTCNGRSAVLEVGADGHFATATVYERPAGMPNLNNEGFAISPQSACVAGAKSVFWADDSSTGGFALRAGSIDCTVVTEPTPEPTPTPTPTPTPTPTPKPTPVPTPTPTPVPTPTPTPTPTPEPEEPGTTPTPTPAPTPTPAPTVPPVDPEVPPVTPTVPPVEPTPAPTVPPVDPEVPPVTPTVPPVDPEVPPVEPTVPPVGPEIPPVEPTVPPVGPAPSDGAPVPVSETLFTEAARGPVSSPSSATEGGSITITVGIQYAGETVDVWVHSTPVLLGTTVVRADGTVRVTLPAGLTGEHRIAVVAEDGTLIGWDNVSIAATETLASTGADLGGPIRAALILLLAGAGLLVLRRRQATA; encoded by the coding sequence ATGCGCACTTTCCGACGGCCCATCGTGGCCGCCCTCACCGGCCTGGCACTCGTGGTGCCGCTCTCCGCGGTCGCGGCGCCGGCGCTCGCCGTTCCCGCCCTGCCCACCGTCGCGATCAACGAGATCGAGTCGAACGGCGACGCCACCGACTGGGTCGAGCTCGTCAACACCGGAACCGACCCGGTCGATATCTCGGGCCTGATCTTCAGCGACAACAAGGACGAGGACAAGGTCGTCATCCCTCCGAACACCGTGCTGCCCGTCGGCGGGTTCTACGTCATCGACGAACCCGCGCTGACGTTCGGTTTGGGCGGAGGGGACTCGGCACGCCTGTTCACGGCCGACAACCTGACGCTGATCGACTCCTACGTGTGGACGGCGCACGCGGCCGTCACGTACGGGCGCTACCCCAACGGCACGGGCGCCTGGATCGCGACGGATGCCGCGACCAAGGGTGCGCCGAACACGGCGGTCCTGCCGAAGGTCGCGATCAACGAGATCGAGTCGAACGGCGACGCCACCGACTGGGTCGAGCTCGTCAACACCGGAACGACATCGGTGGACATCTCGGGTCTGATCTTCAGCGACAACAAGGACGAGGACAAGGTCGTCATCCCGGCGAACACCGTGCTGCCCGTCGGCGGGTTCTACGTGATCGACGAGCCGGCGCTGACGTTCGGCCTGGGTGGCGGCGACTCCGCGCGCCTCTTCACGGCAGACAACCTGACGCTGATCGACTCCTACGTGTGGACGGCACACGCGGCCGTCACGTACGGGCGCTACCCGGACGGCACCGGCGCGTGGACGTCGTCGACCGTCGCGAGCAAAGGTGCGGCCAACCCGTCGGCGGTCGTGGTGACCCCGACGCCGACCCCCACGCCGCCGACGACGCTCCCCGCGCTGCGCATCAACGAGGTCGAGTCCAACGGCGGCACGCCCGGCGACTGGGTCGAGCTGTACAACTCGGGGTCGACCGCGGTCGATATCTCGGGCTACGTCTTCCGTGACAACTCGTCGGCGGCGGACCACGCGTACCTGATCCCGGCGGGATCCTCCGTCGCAGCCGGCGGCTACTTCCTGCTCGAGGAGGCGGCGTTCGGGTACGGACTCGGCGCTCCCGACTCCGCCCGCCTGTTCGCGGCCGACGGTGTCACCGTGGTCGACGAGCGCAGCTGGACGGCACACGCCATCCCCACCCTCGGCGTCTGCGGCACCTCGTTCATCGTCACCACCTCGTCGACGAAGGGCGCGGTCAATGACTGCAGCCCGCCCGTACGCATCAACGAAGTCGAGTCGAACGGCGACACCACCGACTGGATCGAACTGAAGAACAACGGGGCAGCCGCGGTCGACCTCGGCGGCTTCATCCTCAAGGACAACGGCGACAAGGACTCCTACACGTTCCCGACGCCGACGACGCTCGCGGCCGGCGCCTACCTCGTCGTCGAGCCGGTGTTCGGATTGGGCGGCGGCGACTCCGCGCGCCTGTTCGCCGCCGACGGCACCACGGTGATCGACAGCTACACCTGGACCGCCCACGCGACGACCACCTACGGCCGCTGCCCCGACGGCACCGGCGAATTCGCCACCACGGCGGCGTCGACCAAGGGCGCGGTCAACGCGTGTGTCGGCGACGTCGTCACGAGCCCGTGGCCCGGCGCCGAGACGGTGACCGCCGTCGACGCGCAGAATACCTACGCGAGCAACCTCAGCGGACTCGCCTACGAGACCGCCGTTTCGGGCGACGTGCTCTGGGCCGTGCAGAACGGACCGGGCACGCTGTTCCGACTGACGGAGAACGGATCCACCTGGGCCTCCGATTCCAGCAGCGGCTGGGGGAGCGGCACGGTGCTGCACTACCCGAACGGCACCGGCAACGTCGACGCGGAGGGCGTGACCCTCACCGCGGCGGGCGCCGTCGGCGGGTTGTTCGTCTCGAGCGAGCGTGACAACGACGCGGGCAGCGTGAGCCGCACCTCGGTGCTGCGCTACGACGTCACGACGCCCGCGACCGTGCTGAACGCGACCATGGAGTGGAACCTCACCGCGGACCTGCCGACCGTGGGTGCGAACCTCGGCCTCGAGGCGATCGCCTGGGTGCCCGACTCGTTCTTGGTCGGGGAGGGGCTGGTCGACGAGACCACCGGTGCCGCATACAACCCGGCGGCCCACGCGAATCACGGTACGGGGCTGTTCTTCGTCGGTCTCGAGGCCGGCGGCGTCTACGCCTACGCGCTCGACCAGGTGACGGGCGGATACACCCGCATCGCCACCGTCACGACCGGCCTCGGCGGCGTCATGGACCTCGAGTTCGACGCCGAGAACGGCGCGCTCTGGGCGGTCTGCGACGACACCTGCAACGGCCGCTCGGCCGTGCTCGAGGTCGGCGCCGACGGACACTTCGCGACCGCGACCGTGTACGAGCGTCCCGCGGGCATGCCGAACCTCAACAACGAGGGCTTCGCGATCTCCCCGCAGTCCGCCTGCGTCGCCGGAGCGAAGAGCGTGTTCTGGGCCGACGACTCGAGCACCGGTGGCTTCGCCCTGCGAGCCGGCTCGATCGACTGCACCGTGGTGACGGAGCCGACGCCTGAGCCGACGCCCACGCCGACGCCCACGCCCACGCCGACGCCGACGCCCAAGCCCACCCCGGTCCCGACGCCCACCCCGACGCCGGTGCCGACTCCGACTCCGACTCCGACGCCCACCCCGGAGCCCGAGGAGCCGGGAACGACCCCGACGCCCACCCCGGCGCCGACCCCGACCCCGGCGCCGACCGTTCCCCCGGTCGATCCGGAAGTTCCCCCGGTCACTCCGACGGTGCCCCCGGTCGAGCCGACACCGGCACCGACGGTTCCCCCGGTCGATCCTGAGGTTCCCCCGGTCACTCCCACGGTTCCCCCGGTCGATCCGGAGGTACCCCCGGTGGAACCGACTGTTCCCCCGGTCGGTCCGGAAATTCCCCCGGTCGAACCGACTGTTCCCCCGGTCGGTCCGGCGCCGAGCGACGGTGCGCCCGTCCCGGTCTCCGAGACACTGTTCACCGAGGCCGCCCGCGGTCCCGTCAGCTCCCCGTCCAGCGCGACCGAGGGCGGCAGCATCACGATCACGGTCGGCATCCAGTACGCCGGCGAGACGGTCGACGTCTGGGTGCACTCGACGCCGGTGCTGCTCGGCACGACGGTCGTGCGCGCCGACGGCACCGTGCGCGTCACCCTGCCGGCGGGCCTCACCGGCGAACACCGCATCGCGGTCGTCGCCGAGGACGGGACGCTCATCGGCTGGGACAACGTGTCCATCGCCGCGACGGAGACGCTCGCGAGCACGGGCGCGGACCTCGGCGGTCCGATCCGGGCGGCGCTGATCCTGCTTCTGGCGGGCGCGGGGCTCCTGGTGCTCCGACGTCGGCAGGCAACGGCGTAA
- a CDS encoding S-ribosylhomocysteine lyase produces MNPVLTAVAVLALGAIAVAAAAASRGVTPQLIAEHPTKIVPGGPRPPPTGRRTLMTEQNAPKMKVESFNLDHRAVAAPYIRLADRKELKSGGVITKYDIRFTQPNVAHLESDAVHSIEHLFAENSRSHSDRIVDFSPMGCRTGFYLILDGESEVDDVMDLVEATLNDILAATEVPAANEVQCGWGAHHTLEGAKSAIEPFLAARSEWSRVMA; encoded by the coding sequence ATGAACCCCGTACTGACCGCCGTCGCCGTGCTCGCCCTCGGCGCGATCGCGGTCGCGGCAGCTGCCGCTTCACGAGGCGTCACGCCGCAGCTAATCGCGGAGCATCCGACTAAAATCGTGCCGGGCGGCCCCCGGCCCCCACCGACTGGACGGAGAACGCTCATGACCGAGCAGAACGCACCCAAAATGAAGGTCGAATCCTTCAACCTCGACCACCGCGCTGTCGCGGCCCCCTACATTCGTCTCGCCGACCGCAAAGAGCTGAAGAGCGGGGGAGTCATCACCAAGTACGACATCCGCTTCACGCAGCCGAACGTCGCGCACCTCGAGTCCGACGCCGTCCACTCCATCGAGCACCTGTTCGCCGAGAACTCGCGCTCGCACTCCGACCGTATCGTCGACTTCTCGCCGATGGGATGCCGCACCGGCTTCTACCTGATCCTCGACGGTGAGTCCGAGGTCGACGACGTCATGGACCTCGTCGAGGCCACGCTGAACGACATCCTCGCGGCCACCGAGGTGCCCGCCGCCAACGAGGTGCAGTGCGGATGGGGCGCCCACCACACCCTCGAGGGTGCGAAGTCCGCGATCGAGCCGTTCCTGGCCGCGCGTTCCGAGTGGTCACGAGTAATGGCGTGA